DNA from Pelagibacterium nitratireducens:
CGGCTCGAATTCTCGACGGCGCATTATTGGCAGGCCGTGGCGGACGATTTGCGTTTCGTCGTGGGCGCGGATAGCCGGTGAAGACTGGGAGTCAAAATGTCGAACATTGACGACATAAGATTCCGAAAGGTCGTGATCGGGACCGGTGTCACCATCGCGCTCAGCATGGCAACCGCAGTTCAGGCACAGACGCTCGATGAACTTCGCGATCGATTGGACCCGCCACCTGAGACCGAGAAGGAATATCTCGACATAATTGCGCAGATGGATGCCATAGAACTTTACCAACGCTACGAATTCTGCCGGCAGAACGACCTATCCAAAGCGGACTGTATGGATCGGATCAGCCTGCTTTGGGATGAGGAGGACCGCTGGCGGGAATTGTTCCTCATATCCATCAGTTTCCTGTCAGACCAAGAAGGCGGAATGGAAGCTCATGACGCGCTGCTCGAGCAATGCAACACGCTTCATCCCGATTTTATCGCCGAGACCGAATGTCGTGCCGAACTCAACGAGTACCTCCTCGACGTAGTCAACAACGACGCCCCCGGTTCTATATTTTTTAGTGGTGATGGGCGCGTGATTCACCAGTCGCCAGAAGGCGCTGAGTCGGGGCAAAGCGTTGGGGGTATGCGAGATAAAAACGCCCCACCGGGGACGGCAGGGCGCTAAATCAATGCAATTTCTTGCCGAATTGATGGAGGCCTCGACCGGAATCGAACCGGTGTGGACGGATTTGCAATCCGCTGCGTCACCACTCCGCCACGAGGCCTCTGGGGCGGGGTTCTATTGTAGTTTGGGGGAATTAGGCAAGGCCGTATGCGATCCGCACCTTCAATTTTCCAAATAATCGGCGCAGAGCCTTAAGAAGCCATCGCAGTACGGTCTGCGGATGGCGGTGAGTAGGTAAACGATGTCGATGAATATTGTGGGATTGATTCTGGCGGGGGGTGCCGGCCGCCGGTTGGGCGGTGTGCGAAAAGCCGATCTCCGGCTCGGCAATCTGGCGCTGATCGACTGGGTATCGAGGGCGCTTGAGCCCCAATGCAGCCGGATCGTGGTTTCGAGCGGTTCGGGCGTGGTCCGGCCTACGCCGGGCATGGTATGCGTGCCCGACGCCGATGGCGGGATTGCCGGGCCGACGGCGGGGCTGCTGGCCGGGGCGTTGTGGGTGCGCGCCAATGCGCCTGATTCGCTCATGCTTTCGGTTTCGGTGGATACGCCGTTCTGGCCGCACGATTTTGCGGCGCGGGCGATGGAAATGCTGGCCGGCGGGCATGATTGCGTGGTCAGCGCCTTCGGCGAGCGCGATTATCCGACCAATGCGTTGTGGCGGCCCGAGCCACTGATTGCCCATCTGGCGGCCATCGCCCCTGCTCCGCGCGGCCCACGCATACGGGACGCACAGACCGCGCTGGGCGCCCGGCGGCTCGATTATGCCCGGACGCATGCGCAAAACCCCTTTGCCGGGGTCAATGCCATCGGCGATCTGCTCGCGCTTTCCCGCCGGCTTGGCCATCATAGCGAATGAATGGGCAAATGGGGGTTGGCAAGCGCCACCAAATTGGCTAGATGATCGCCACCTGCCAAGCAGGCTACGCGTTCCCCGGTAGCTCAGTGGTAGAGCAACCGGCTGTTAACCGGTTGGTCGCTGGT
Protein-coding regions in this window:
- the mobA gene encoding molybdenum cofactor guanylyltransferase, which codes for MSMNIVGLILAGGAGRRLGGVRKADLRLGNLALIDWVSRALEPQCSRIVVSSGSGVVRPTPGMVCVPDADGGIAGPTAGLLAGALWVRANAPDSLMLSVSVDTPFWPHDFAARAMEMLAGGHDCVVSAFGERDYPTNALWRPEPLIAHLAAIAPAPRGPRIRDAQTALGARRLDYARTHAQNPFAGVNAIGDLLALSRRLGHHSE